ATAGTTAATATGGAGAATTGCCAGTTATACAGTTGGCTCCAAATATATTCAGACTTAAGTACATGCTTTTGTTTTAAGAGTAAGTTAGTAATGGTTCAAAATCATGTGAACTTGCTTTGTGTCTCCAACTCTAGAGATATTACATATTCCTACATTTAAGCAGCAGATTAGAAATAAGTGCTCATACCAAAGtgattataaaaacaaagaaacaaacttgAGTTACTAAAATTCCATCTTTCTATGTAACCATTTAGACTTTTAAATGATTTTGGAAATTTAAATCAGTGGAACAAGATATAAAATTTGAGgtgatatattttgtttaataagtGCAAAttttagttcattaatttttcttttaccaactaatatctttaaaatgaaaatttctgccttttgagtttttctgttgttttaaactatGCCATTATTCATTATTGTAAAACACCAATATGTAAGTATAAACTTTTCTAAATCTTTGACTCCAAAAATGTATTATAATCAAAAAGTGTTAATCTATTACTGATTTCCTTTTATGCATTGCAATATTTATATGCAGTATTTACTTTTTTACTgtcatgtatgtgcatatatccatacatatatccatacacatttaaataaaataaaacccccaTTATCTGTGTTTCTTTTCTAGCCATCATGATTATTTGTTCAATTTCATGATTATTACTGAAAGCAATTTTGTCATATAGAGGAGATGTTAAAAATGACCTGCTCTGGTGTGGGCAGATAGGAGTAGGTGTATGTGCCTTCTGGAATGGTCTTCTGGACACTGGGCCCAACTCCTTCaacaaaaaggacagaaaaatggaaataaatttaattttgtggTTTTAACTCACTGCATTAAGTGAGAAAGCATCCCTTTAACTCCAGGGAATATGGGGTGGCGGCAGTGTTGGGGTGGAAATGGAGAGCTGATACTGTAGCAATGGTGGTGATGTACTGGCCGCTGCACAGGGAGGCTGTGCACAGAGAACAGCAACAGGAGACTCACAAAAACTGAACAAACACCATTTTTACAATGGAGAATTGACTAGATGAGGGCATATACCACCTATAATCTCTGGAAGAGAAGAGACAGGGAGGTTTGGAGGGAAATCAAAGCcaaatattatttcacttatcCTTCAAGCCTATAAATGCCACTAAAGCAGATGAGGCTTCAGTAAACAAAAGTTATCTTGGCTTGAAAGTAGTCTTCTCTAAGTATAGTCCTATGACATGAATCAATTATATTTTGAGTAGCAGTAGCATGAAAGATATATTGTATTTAAGAGTATATATGTGTTGGCCTATTAAGAAATTacgcaggccaggtgcagtggctcacgcctgtaatcccagcactttggcaggccgaagtgggtggatcacttgaggttgggagtttgagaccagcctggccaacatggtgaaaccttgtctctactaaaaatacaaaaattagccaggtgtggtagtgggcacctataatcccagctactcaagaggctgaggcaggagaattgcccaaacctgggaggcggacgttgtggagggccgagatcgtgccactgcactccatctagcctgggagacagagtaagactctgggggggaaaaaaaaaagaaagaaagaaggaaagaaagaaagaaaagaaagagaaagaaagaaagaaagaaaagaagagaaatgaaaagaaaagagaaagaaaagaaagagagaaagagagaaagagagaaaggaagagaggaagaaaggaaggaaggaaggaagaaagaaagaaagaaagaaagacagaaagagaaagaaagaaagaaaaaaattatgcaaagCGAACTGCCAGAGGCAGCTCTCAACTTAATTTAAAAGTTGGTGAAGTTCAGCTTCTGTATCTGGCCTCATTCTGGTGCTTTTAACCTCTGTTGTGTGCCCACTTTCTTTTCACAAGGCACCCAGGGTCATCCTGTTCTCCCTGAAGGATCGTTCATCAGAATATTTTTTACACTAAGGTCTAAAAGACTAAAAAAAGCCAAATATGATCTCATCtggtatattcatttttaaaaaaaataagctttttatcTTGCAATAATTGTACTTTcacagttgtaagaaataaaacagagatcTGGTGCGCCCTCTACTCAATTTCTTGCAAAACTAGAGAACAATATTACAACCGGTTATTGAATTTCATtatcaagatacagaactttTCCATCAACACAAATATCCCTCATGTTTGTCCTTTGAGAGCTTCACCCACTTCCCTCCTGCCCCATCCCTTCcttaactcctggcaaccacagatctgttctccatttctgcAATTTTGTCATGTCaggaatgttatataaatagaattatatggTATGTAGCCTGTGgggactggcttgtttcactcagTATAATTCTCTGGAGATACATCCAGGTTGTGTGTGTCAGTAGTttactcctttttattgctgagtaatatccatggtatggatatatcacattttgttgaactatttatttatttatttattttactttaagttctgggatacatgtgcagaacgtgcggttttgttacataggtatacatgtgccatggtggtttgctgcacctatcaacctgttatctaggttttaagccctgcattcattaggtatttgtcctaatgttcttccttcccttgtcccccaccccctgacaggccccatgTGTAAtgctcccctctctgtgtccatgtgttctcattgtttaactctcacttatgagtgagaacatgcagtgtttggttttctgttcctatgttagtttgctgagaagtttccagcttcatccatgtccctgcaaaggacatgaactcattctttttatggctgcatagtattccatggtatatatgtgccacattttctttatccagtctatcattgatgggcatttgggtgggttacaagtctttgctattgtaaatagtgctgcaataaacatacgtgtgcatgtgtctttataggagaatgatttataatcctttgggtatatacccagtaatgagattgctgggtcatatggtatttctggttctagatccttgaggaatcaccacactgtcttccacaatggttgaactaatttatactcccaccaacagcatagaAGCATTCCTacttcacagcctcaccagcatctgttgttgttGAACTATTTACTTGTTGAAAGACATTTGTGttcttccagtttttgaccaTTATGAATACAGTTGTTAGAAACATTCACGTGACAGTTTTTATGtagacatacattttcatttcactggAACAAATGAGCAAGAGTTCAATTTTTTGGTCATGTGATATTtgcgtgttttgttttttttttttaagaaactgccaaattattttccagagtggctgtgccattttgcttTCTCACCAGCCATGTATGAGTcatccagttgctccacatctttaGCAGAATTTAGTGTTGCCACTTTTTTGTTTCAGTCATTCTGATAGATGTgtaatggtatttcattgtggttttaaaatgCACTTAATGGCTAATGCagtagagcatcttttcatgcgTTTATgtgccatctgtatatcctcttctgtgaaatgtccAACCGTtcatgtcttctcttttttttgtgagacggaatctcactctgtcgcccaggctggagtccagtggtgcgatctcggctcactgcaacctctacctcccgggttcaagcaattctcctcctgtctcagcctcccaagtagctggaattacaggcacccaccaccatgtccagctaaattttgtatttttggtagagacgggatttcgtcattggctaggctggtctcaaactcctgagtttgagatgattcacctgcctcggcctcccaaagtaccgagattacaggcatgggccaccgcacccggcccctcctGTTCATTTTCTGATTGGATTGTTGGTTTATTTACTGTTcagttttgagagtttttttatttttatttttatttttatttttttgagacagattttccttctgtcgcacaggctggagtgcagtggcgtgatctcggctcactgcaacctctgcctctggggttcaagcaattcttgcgcctcagcctcctgagtagctgggattacaggcatgcaccatgatgcctggataatttttgtattgttttgagagttctttgtagttctagatattaatctcttgtcaggtatgtggtttgcaaatatattctcccagcATGAGGACTaccttttcatcctcttaacagagtctttcacagagcatatgtgttaaaatttttatgaatttcaatttatcacattttccttttatggattgtGCTGGTGGGAGCTCTAGGATAGggccagggttttgttttttcctgaggtGTTTGGCTGCAGCACAGCACTTATTGTCTAAAAGTTTTATATCTTCCTAGTCCTTAGCTAGGTTTTTCTCGGCACATCTTACGTCTGTGCTCTTTGGCGTTTCCACATTGCCATTGTCTTTAGTACCCTGGGACAtataaggcaaaaagaaaactgagggaaCTCACCCCCATGTCACCCCTTGGGTCTTGAGTTCCCTAGTCTCTACCTTCTTCTCTCTACCACTcagagttcttttgtttttttatacaCTATCCAGAGTTTTAGTTGTACTTAATGGGAAGAATAGGGAAAAGTGTGTCTACTCCATCTTCCCCCAAAGAAAACATtctgcatttaatttttattagggatttaGAAGTAAAGTCAGATATAGGAATTTGGgatgtcagatttttaaaaataataaggccaGTCTTAGTAAACTCTAAGAACACAGTTCCTTTGAAGTCAAAGTCAGGTTCACGGAGATGGATGTACACATAGAGGATTCACAGATCTAACTTAACACATTAAGACAAGCCACAGATAAGCAGGGAAATGTGTATGTTAATACAGGTCAAGACTAGTTGCTTTTAAGGCAGGCTGAACCAAGTCAAAATAGAGGAAGTAACTACAGGAGTGTCATGAGCAGAGCTCTTTCTTTGCATCAATCTGGGAAGGCTATCTAGAGGAAATAATGTTTCAAGAGTTGCTTTCCAGTATGGGAAAAAGATTTGCCAACCAGATGATTAAAAAATCTGCAAGATGTGATATTTTCTAGtgcatttcaaatttcagatattttgggtttttgtctcttaaagtttcactttttttttttttttttcagttttctactaCTCTTAATTTTATTCAGGTTTTCAACTACCTTACTTAATGAATGGAACATATTTATAACAGTGTTTCTCTGTGGAAAAAGCACTGAGTAGAAAATGGATTGTGGAGGAGCTTTGAGGTAAGTTGAAGAAGGTGATTGGGTTGTAAAAGAtgagaggaaaaaagataaaattagactCAGAAGTTTTCAGATTAAAGTccatgtgtatgcacacatacacatacatttttttgCAGAACCACTTGAGAACATAAAGACAGTGCCCTTTATCCCTAAATATTTCAGCCTGTCTTTTCTCAGCAAAATATATAATTACCATCCAATAATCAAATTCAGGAATTTAATATTGATAACAATACTATTATCTAATATTCAGCATATATTCAAAAGTTGAACATTCAAATTTTGCCAGTTTCTCCAATAATGTTCTTTATAGTAATTTCGTTTTCCCTCTAATTTACCATCCAATCTATGACTGTGTGTTGCATTTAATTATCAGGTTTCTCTAGTCTTTAATCTGTAACAGCTTCTtaacctttctttgtcttttacaacattaatatttttgaagactATGATGAGCAActtgttttgtagaatgtctttCAGTTGAGGTTTGTTTCCATATAATTACATACAAGTAATATATCTTTGACTTGCATACTACATAAGTGACGTGTGTCCTTTTTAGTGTCAAGAAATGCATAATGTCTGTCAATTTATCTGATTATTGACgataactttgatcacttggttaagatAATGTTCAGGAAGCCGTAAAGTTAccatttcttcctttataattaATGAGTACTCATTTctggcattcttttttctcttgtgtaAATCCAAATTTCCACCTCGAACCATTTTCCATCTTcctgaaaatttttctttatcattttttataggAAAGATCTGCTGTAAATAAATTGTCTCAACTTTgtgtaaaaatgtctttattggctggatgcagtggctcatgcctgtaatcccagcactttgggaggctgaggcaggtggatcacttgaggtcaaaagttcaagaccaacctggccaatatggggaaaccctgtctctactaaaaatacaaaaattagccagtcatgatggTGCACaactctaattccagctacttgggaggctgaagcatgagaatcggatgaacccgggaagtggaggttgcagtgagctgagatcgcatgactgcactgcagcctgggtgatggagtgactctgtgtcaaaaaaataaaaataaaaataaaaaacattttttaaaataaaaaggtctTTACCTTCAATTTTGAAATGCAGTTTTGTCGGAGAAAGAATTCtaggtttttagttttcttctttcagtaaAGATGCTTCTCCATTGTCTTCTGGATTGCATAGTTTCTGATATATGTTGTAATTCTTAGTATGTATCatgcctttcctctttttttcctttttttgagatggagtcttactctgccactcgggctggagtgtagtagtgcagtcttggctcactgcaaactccaactcccgggttcttgggattacaggtgtgtgccaccacgcctggctaatttttgtaattttagtagagacagggttttgccgggttggccaggctggtctcaaacttctgacctaaagtgatctgcccgcctcagcctcccaaagtgctgggattataggcatgagccactgtttcCTGGCCATATCATGCCTTTTCTGaattcatttgaaattttctctttatttctagttttcagaaatttgattataatgttcTTTGGCATGGTTTTCTTCAGGTTTATACTGCTTCTGGAGGTGGTGGCTtagattattttagatttttctgcCTTCTAACATAAGTAATGAAAGCCATGAATTTCTCTCCAAGCATTGCTTTGTCTTCATaccataaattttgatatgttgtgtttaaTTTTCATCCAAACCAAGATGTTTTCCAagttcccttgtgatttcttcaattacccatgggttatttagaagtatgctGTTTATTTTCTAACTATTGGAGATTTTCACAATTTCTTTCTGTTGACTTCTAATTGAATTCTGTTGCGATCAAAGAACATACCTTGAataatttcagtctttttaaatttattgaaacttgttttatggcctaacatattgtctatcctggagaatgatCCATAGgcacttgaaaaaaaatgtgtattctgctgttgttggggtTGTGTTTTACAAATGTCAGTTAGGtaagttggttgatagtgttcAAGTATTCTATATTCTTACTTGTTTACTGTTTAGCTCTATCAATTGCTGAGAAGGGAGTATTGAAGTTTCCAACTATCACTGCTGAactgtctattttttctttcaattctgttagtttttgcttcatgtattttagaGCGCTATTATTAGGtgcatttatacttttataattctTGTATCTTCTTACTGATGTATTTTATCCTAATACAATCtcttttctaataatatttcttGTCTGagtgtttgttttgtctgatattaatatgaccactcaagtttcttttttttttttttttttttttttttttgagatggagtctagctctgtggcccaggctggagtgcagtggccggatctcagctcactgcaagctctgcctcccgggtttacgccattctcctgcctcagcctcccgagtagctgggactacaggcgcccgccacctcgcccggctagttttttgtattttttagtagagacagggtttcaccgtgttagccaggatggtctcgatttcctgacctcgtgatccgcccgtctcggcctcccaaagtgctgggattacaggcttgagccaccgcgcccggccatgtttctTGTGGTTACTGTAAGTATAGTATGCCTTTCATCATCTGTATTAGCTGGGTTCTCCAGAAAacaggatatatatacacatacatatacctaGATATATGTGCTATATAATACATCTTAATTATCACAATCTACTTCAGATTaatactgatttaatttcagaaaaatataacaaCCACGCTCAAATATAACTCAATtttcacctctttcttttgtggtagtattgtcatatattttaatgtatatgtattataaacCCAGTAATAGtgttataattattgttttatacaatcttatattttcaaagaaatttagagaagagaaaatatatttatgtgtatattgtattttatatatttatgaaaatatatttattgtagattatgtttctttatctttttaattcaTGCACATATTTACTATTGCTGTGCTCTTTGCCCTGTGAATTTAATTTACCACCTGGTATCATCTTCTTTTAGCCTGAAGGATTTCCTTTGGTATTTCTTGTATGAAAGGTCAGTTAGCAACACATTCTCTGAGTTTTTGATAATCTGGAAATGtccttatttttagttttgatggaTAGAGAATTCTTGATTAAAaggtttttctttcagcattttgaatatgtCACTCTGCAACTGCCTTCTGTCCTCTATTATGTCTAATGAGAAGTCAACTATCAATCACACCTTTGTTCCCGTGTAAAAGATGAGTCATTTTGCTATTACTTATTCcaagatttgttttctttggtttcaacctttttttttttttttttttttttgagacggagtcttgctctgtagcccaggctggggtgcagtggtgcggtcttggctcactgcaagctccacctcccgggttcacgccattctcctgcctcagcctcctgagtacctgggactacaggcgcccgccaccacccccggctaagtttttgtatatatatatatttttagtagagacgggatttcaccatgttagccaggatggtctcgatctgctgacctcatgatccacccgcctcagtctcccaaagtgctgggattacaggtgtgagctgtgaGCCCGCCTGGCAGTTTCAACTTTTTTTACTATGATGTTTCTAGTGGTGTATCTTTTTTATCTTATCATACTTGGGGTTTGTCGAACTTCTTGGATTTGAAGATTAATATTTGTAATCAATCCTGGAGAATTAAGATTATtgttagatatttcttttttttttttttttttaaaccctcaGAGAACTTGTATATTTAGACAACTAACCAAAAAAATAATCAGACACACATATCTTTGCCCACAGTTTCCAAAGGGTTAAAGTGCAGGAATTTTCCATACTGCTATACTTCTATACTGCTGTAAGGCACCTTATTCCacttttttcttaaaggaaaccttttctttggtttcttgtAACTTTTCAGTGAGtctgtcttttgtttcttccatCTTCTCTGTGATAAGCTCCTTTGTCTCCTCCATCCTGTCCTGTAGATACTCCTTGACGGGTGGTGGCGTGGACATGTAGCCATGACTGCGCAGATACTTCACAGTGAAGGATGTTCCTCCCAAAGTCACGGTATACCGAGCAGGTGTTGCAATCTTAAACAAGGCATACGCTGTGAGTGCATTTCCACTCTGGGAGTTTTTCAGGATGCTCACCACGCTGTCAGGTAACCCAATGAGCTCTAGAAAAGGAACGACATTCACTCCTTTCAAGGCCGCATAATAAAATGTTCCAAACCAAACACCAGAAGTTATTAGATGCACTGGAATCAGAACTTTTCCATACTGTCTAAATGTCTTCTTGAATCGTTGATAAAGACTAATA
This Theropithecus gelada isolate Dixy chromosome 13, Tgel_1.0, whole genome shotgun sequence DNA region includes the following protein-coding sequences:
- the LOC112605042 gene encoding protein FAM210A codes for the protein MQWSVPRTVSRLARRTCLEPHNAGLFGRCQNVKGPLLLCNAESKVVLLQGPQKQWLNLSAAQCVAKERRPLDAPSPQPGVLRHKQGKQHVSFKRVFSSSATAQGTPEKKEEPDPLQDKSISLYQRFKKTFRQYGKVLIPVHLITSGVWFGTFYYAALKGVNVVPFLELIGLPDSVVSILKNSQSGNALTAYALFKIATPARYTVTLGGTSFTVKYLRSHGYMSTPPPVKEYLQDRMEETKELITEKMEETKDRLTEKLQETKEKVSFKKKVE